Proteins co-encoded in one Hypanus sabinus isolate sHypSab1 chromosome 6, sHypSab1.hap1, whole genome shotgun sequence genomic window:
- the LOC132395657 gene encoding guanine nucleotide-binding protein G(T) subunit gamma-T1-like: protein MEDLTDKDRLKMEIEQLKKELPLERMLVSKSAEELKDYIESQSAEDPLVKGIPEDKNPFKEKGGCVIS, encoded by the exons ATGGAAGACTTAACCGACAAAGACCGTTTGAAAATGGAGATAGAGCAGCTTAAGAAAGAATTACCTTTAGAGAGGATGCTG GTATCCAAGAGTGCGGAGGAACTGAAGGATTACATTGAATCACAGTCTGCAGAAGACCCTTTGGTAAAGGGGATCCCAGAAGACAAGAATCCTTTTAAAGAGAAGGGGGGCTGTGTGATCTCATAA